One Bacteroidia bacterium genomic window carries:
- a CDS encoding DnaJ domain-containing protein, with protein MSSTVADYYAILGISRNASEAEIKSAFRTKAKRYHPDVSREPDAGNRFRQIYAAYEILADPYKRGVYNMLLDRKAREPVNESSQTYRRYQQTQQRAYEHARKYGRMRYQTFEEKVPDPVSFHLEQVMGLLVTLLILTIGLGMCGFSGYLLFFTGFNGHLVSGYFFGALGIGILQSGLRSLRVLIYIWRDWAGRRDQT; from the coding sequence ATGAGCAGTACGGTCGCAGATTACTACGCCATTCTGGGCATTAGCCGCAACGCATCTGAGGCTGAAATAAAGAGCGCCTTTCGCACCAAAGCCAAGCGCTACCACCCTGACGTAAGTCGGGAGCCCGATGCCGGAAACCGGTTCCGACAGATATATGCCGCTTACGAAATCCTGGCAGACCCTTACAAACGCGGTGTTTATAATATGCTGCTAGACCGGAAAGCACGCGAACCGGTGAATGAAAGCAGCCAGACCTACAGGCGCTATCAGCAGACCCAGCAGCGTGCGTATGAGCATGCACGCAAATATGGCCGGATGCGATACCAGACATTTGAAGAGAAAGTGCCAGACCCGGTCTCATTTCATCTGGAACAGGTTATGGGCCTGCTGGTAACGCTGCTCATTCTGACGATTGGCTTGGGAATGTGCGGTTTCAGCGGCTACCTGCTATTTTTTACCGGATTTAACGGCCACCTTGTGAGCGGCTACTTTTTTGGCGCACTAGGCATTGGAATTCTTCAGAGCGGCTTGCGGAGTTTGCGGGTGCTCATATACATTTGGCGCGATTGGGCGGGCCGCAGAGACCAAACCTAA
- a CDS encoding hemolysin family protein, whose product MDPAISIVLISLLFSAFFSGVEIAYVSANKLKVELQLQHNLLSGRLLSYFMKRPSHFLTSTLVGNNIALVVYGIYMAALLEETILNIQLPFLHGPVTLFLLQTIVSTLLVLVVAEFFPKALFRINPNKVLNVLYIPIAMSYAIFWPVMIFIVWISKGFIRLILRTKLKEDSPVFSRLDLFHFIKESSSGEEEGEHEVDTQIFKNALDFANVKVRECMVPRTDIVAIELNEGIVVATELFNESGHSKILVYKETIDNIIGYIHIVDLFKKPEKVEYVLLPILIATEAMPANDLLPKLIEKRRSIAVVVDEFGGTSGIVTMEDIIEEIFGEIEDEHDVEELTEEKISESEYLFSARLEIDYLNENYHLQLPEGDYETLGGFILHIHKNIPEEGEVIELPPYEFTILAVDGARIEEVRLRYRAED is encoded by the coding sequence ATGGATCCGGCAATCTCAATTGTCCTTATATCACTGCTTTTTTCCGCGTTTTTCTCGGGAGTTGAAATCGCGTACGTTTCCGCGAACAAGCTGAAGGTGGAACTGCAGCTTCAGCATAACCTGCTTTCAGGCCGGTTGCTTTCCTATTTTATGAAGCGGCCTTCTCATTTCCTCACTTCCACGCTGGTCGGGAATAATATTGCACTGGTAGTATACGGTATTTACATGGCCGCGCTGCTGGAAGAGACGATTCTGAATATTCAGCTCCCATTCCTTCATGGACCGGTAACGTTGTTCCTTTTGCAAACAATTGTTTCAACGTTGCTGGTACTTGTGGTTGCCGAATTTTTCCCCAAAGCGCTTTTTCGTATTAATCCCAATAAGGTGCTGAATGTGCTTTACATTCCAATTGCGATGAGCTACGCCATCTTCTGGCCTGTAATGATATTTATTGTCTGGATTTCGAAAGGCTTTATCCGCCTTATACTCCGAACAAAATTAAAGGAGGATAGTCCCGTTTTTTCCCGTCTCGATCTTTTTCATTTTATAAAGGAAAGTTCGTCAGGCGAGGAGGAAGGTGAGCATGAAGTGGACACCCAGATATTTAAGAATGCTCTTGATTTTGCCAATGTGAAGGTGCGCGAGTGCATGGTGCCGCGAACGGATATTGTGGCCATCGAACTGAACGAGGGGATTGTTGTCGCCACGGAACTTTTTAATGAATCCGGGCACTCAAAGATCCTGGTGTACAAAGAGACAATAGATAATATTATCGGCTACATTCATATTGTTGATCTTTTTAAAAAACCGGAAAAGGTGGAATATGTGCTGCTTCCTATCCTTATTGCCACCGAAGCCATGCCCGCCAATGACCTCCTGCCAAAGCTCATTGAAAAGAGACGCAGTATTGCCGTGGTAGTGGATGAGTTTGGCGGCACTTCAGGTATTGTTACCATGGAAGATATTATTGAAGAGATTTTTGGAGAGATTGAGGACGAGCACGATGTGGAGGAACTCACCGAGGAGAAGATCAGCGAATCTGAATATCTCTTTAGTGCGCGCCTCGAAATAGATTATCTTAATGAAAACTATCATCTTCAACTTCCTGAAGGCGACTATGAAACATTGGGAGGCTTTATCCTGCACATTCATAAGAATATCCCTGAAGAAGGAGAGGTGATAGAACTCCCACCTTACGAGTTCACAATTCTGGCTGTGGATGGAGCGCGGATCGAAGAAGTAAGGTTACGTTACCGGGCCGAAGATTAG